The following is a genomic window from Deltaproteobacteria bacterium.
ATACGAGAGCGATTGCGTTTATCTGACCGCCCCTGCTTATTCTACCGCCACTCTCCTAAAAAAAAGATTTCCGCAAATCTCGACCGAACTGTCGAAAATAGACTATGCCCCCGTGATTACGGCCCATCTGCGGGTGCAAAGGTCCGAGAAATTTCCCTTTTGCGGCTTTGGCCTTCTCATCCCTTCCGGGGAGCGGAGACAAATACTGGGGACCCTGTGGAATTCAAGCAGTTTTCCGTTCCAGTTTCACGATGAACGGCATCATTATCTGACCGTTTACGCCGGCGGTGCGCGAAACAGGAAACTCATCGAGGCGGATGACGCGGCCCTCCGCGATGTAATCGGCCGGGAGGTGGAGGATATCTTCAGGCTCCGTTTCGGCGTCGAGTGGATCCACCTCAAGCGCCACGAGCGGGCGATCCCCCAGTATGTCCTCGGTTACGGGAAGCTCCTGAATCGGATCAACGCACTCCTCGCGGAAACCCCCTCCCTGAAACTCGCCGGCAATTATCTGGGGGGAGTGAGCCTCTCAAAAACGGTCACGCATGCGGCGGGGATTGTGTGAATGGAAAACGGTCGAAGGGTTGACAAATGACATTTAACTTGACACAATTGGTGTCGGGTTTAGAAAGGCGCCCAATGCAAAAAATCAATGCCCTCGAATTGAGACAGTCGCTGTCAAAGGTAATGCAAAAGCTCAAGCGGAGCGGCGAACCGATCCTTCTGGAAAAAGGCCGCCGGCCAGCGGCTGTTCTTATTTCGCTGGAAGATTTCAAAAGGCGTTTTGCCGAAAAAGAGGCTGACGAAAGGAGAAGAGAAGTTCAACGGAGAATTTTGGGTCTTTCCCGAAAGTCGGCCGTCAGGAAAAATTCCGAGGCGCTGATTCGCGAACTCCGATCCGGAAGGGCCGGATGAATCTCCATGTGGATTCTCGATACGTCCGTTGCCGTTAAATGGTTTTTTACCGATGAATCGGGCCACGCCAGGGCCCGGGAGGTCTTGAACCGCCTGGTCGAAAGGCCGGATGAGTTTGCCGTCCCTTTGCATTTCTTTTTCGAGCTGGCCGCGGTTCTTGTCAGAAAGTCGGGATTTCAGAAACAGTTTGCGCATGAGTCGCTCACCGCAGTTTATCAATTGGGGATCCCCACCTTTGAAATTGGCGAAGATCTGTCGGGAGAGGCCATCGCGATGGCCTGCCGATATCGCCCTCCGGATGTTTGCCGTCATTTGACGGATTATTCATGATTTTGCATGTTTCATCCTGATCCCATGTCTGTCAATCTTCTTTTCCCTCCCTCCCCAGAAC
Proteins encoded in this region:
- the hemG gene encoding protoporphyrinogen oxidase, coding for MKTDPRLYQLKGGLESIFHSARKKMGIERVRLNEAALDLVVEGKKLRVLTGRGEYESDCVYLTAPAYSTATLLKKRFPQISTELSKIDYAPVITAHLRVQRSEKFPFCGFGLLIPSGERRQILGTLWNSSSFPFQFHDERHHYLTVYAGGARNRKLIEADDAALRDVIGREVEDIFRLRFGVEWIHLKRHERAIPQYVLGYGKLLNRINALLAETPSLKLAGNYLGGVSLSKTVTHAAGIV
- a CDS encoding type II toxin-antitoxin system Phd/YefM family antitoxin, yielding MQKINALELRQSLSKVMQKLKRSGEPILLEKGRRPAAVLISLEDFKRRFAEKEADERRREVQRRILGLSRKSAVRKNSEALIRELRSGRAG
- a CDS encoding type II toxin-antitoxin system VapC family toxin; translated protein: MWILDTSVAVKWFFTDESGHARAREVLNRLVERPDEFAVPLHFFFELAAVLVRKSGFQKQFAHESLTAVYQLGIPTFEIGEDLSGEAIAMACRYRPPDVCRHLTDYS